A single genomic interval of Pseudorasbora parva isolate DD20220531a chromosome 21, ASM2467924v1, whole genome shotgun sequence harbors:
- the rsph10b gene encoding radial spoke head 10 homolog B isoform X2 yields the protein MAKGHRMKNSILSTPEPSLSKASGQSPTSSLASGYVTKPDNGQDSTSAPRTKDPRAINEHDQCRKVPILHHIIVERYEGDKCGEMFHGEGVAYFQGGHIYKGSFSHGLMHGSGEYIWSDGLKYQGDFKLNVPMGKGTYTWLDGSTYEGEVHRGVRHGVGVYKCFKTTTVYRGQWYLGKRQGQGVMYYNRESTSWYKGDWVNNRREGWGKRCYPSGNVYEGQWRNNVRHGEGTMRWVQFDQQYGGQWVDGIQNGRGTHTWFCKRGPCSQYPRMNEYTGEFVQGMRHGQGKFSYASGAVYSGEWKHDKKHGQGRYTFENGRVYEGEFNKDCMAEFPAFTPGLSGITTPFPDENDSSKTSSQSSTNSPLGSDMVLNIQTLLERVPEAHRDQELKQVEFAVLRHIGLLREIYSFYSSLGHELSPDKIFPLTHLQFSRFLMDCKVHQHGVTQAQIDCLITDQVHSPFTAILPRECISYIIIVAYHICHKDIESSNNILAACLSKLMRQNIIPNAMNVKGSLFCHPVHASVACHYSDRCWEIYQALCKANSIQPDQTLTARQFVWLLKDLCLYDSELTVSKVLEILSVDSPAIHDGIYSNLDLEMSFLEFFEALLGCAEVKGQIIQTDVQSQTDTSHWDDTALNITEWSSLRSTLPEEMEQRQSPVLAFKEKDWMQKTQQFFVQIFFPAYEHSVKLEERLRLTEKNTTAFADADKARELEAEERQDEDREREVLNTARPPSPMTPVTSTTSVISKQSLISGDKKK from the exons ATGGCTAAAGGACACAGAATGAAAAATTCTATCCTATCTACACCAGAACCATCGTTAAGTAAAGCGTCAGGACAGTCCCCCACGTCCAGTTTAGCGTCGGGGTACGTCACAAAGCCTGACAATGGACAAGACTCGACCTCTGCTCCGCGCACGAAGGACCCTCGAGCAATCAATGAGCATGATCAGTGCCGTAAAGTCCCTATTCTTCACCATATAATCGTGGAAAG ATATGAAGGTGATAAGTGTGGAGAAATGTTTCACGGAGAAGGTGTCGCTTATTTTCAAGGTGGCCACATTTACAAG GGTAGTTTTTCACATGGGTTAATGCATGGCTCTGGTGAATATATCTGGTCAGACGGTTTAAAGTATCAG GgtgattttaaattaaatgttcccATGGGAAAAGGGACTTACACCTGGCTAGATGGCAGCACTTATGAGGGGGAGGTACACCGAGGTGTCCGTCATGGTGTCGGTGTGTACAAATGTTTCAAAACCACTACTGTGTACAGAGGTCAGTGGTATCTGGGCAAAAGACAAGGGCAG GGGGTAATGTACTATAACCGAGAATCGACATCATGGTACAAAGGAGATTGGGTGAACAACCGCAGAGAGGGCTGGGGAAAGCGGTG TTACCCATCTGGCAATGTGTACGAAGGACAATGGAGGAACAATGTTCGACATGGAGAAGGAACAATGAGATGGGTTCAGTTTGATCAGCAATACGGAGGACAGTGGGTAGATGGCATCCAG AATGGAAGAGGAACGCACACATGGTTCTGTAAAAGAGGTCCATGCTCTCAATACCCTCGAATGAATGAGTACACGGGAGAATTCGTTCAGGGGATGCGTCATGGTCAAGGAAAATTCTCATATGCCAGTGGGGCTGTGTATAGTGGAGAGTGGAAACATGACAAAAAACATGGACAG GGGAGGTACACTTTTGAAAATGGACGGGTTTATGAAGGGGAGTTTAATAAGGACTGCATGGCTGAATTTCCTGCCTTCACTCCTGGCCTGAGTGGAATTACGACTCCTTTTCCAGACGAGA ATGATTCATCCAAGACATCTTCTCAGTCCAGCACAAACTCACCGCTCGGATCTGACATGGTTTTAAACATCCAGACCCTGTTAGAGAGAGTTCCTGAGGCCCACAGAGATCAAGAACTCAAACAG GTGGAATTTGCAGTGCTGAGACACATTGGTTTGTTAAGGGAAATATATAGCTTCTACAGCAGCCTTGGACATGAGCTATCTCCAGACAAAatattcccactgacccacctGCAGTTCTCTCGATTTCTCATGGACTGTAAAGTTCACCAGCATGGAGTCACGCAAGCGCAAATAGATTGTCTCATCACTG ATCAGGTTCATTCTCCTTTCACTGCCATTCTACCGAGAGAGTGTATCAGCTATATTATCATTGTAGCATATCATATTTGCCATAAAGATATTGA GTCATCTAATAACATACTCGCTGCATGTTTATCAAAGCTCATGAGGCAGAACATCATTCCCAATGCAATGAATGTGAAAG GCTCTCTGTTCTGCCATCCTGTCCATGCTTCGGTTGCATGTCACTACTCAGACAGATGCTGGGAAATTTATCAGGCCCTGTGTAAAGCAAATTCAATCCAGCCTGACCAAACCTTGACTGCAAGGCAATTTGTCTGGTTGCTCAAG GACCTCTGTCTATATGACAGTGAGCTAACAGTGTCCAAAGTGTTAGAGATCCTCTCTGTGGATAGCCCTGCAATTCATGATGGAATCTACAGCAACCTGGACTTGGAG ATGAGCTTTCTGGAGTTCTTTGAGGCATTGTTGGGCTGCGCTGAGGTGAAAGGCCAGATAATCCAAACTGATGTTCAGAGCCAGACTGACACAAGCCATTGGGACGACACAGCGCTGAATATTACAGAGTGGAGTTCACTTCGG TCAACCCTACCTGAGGAGATGGAGCAAAGACAAAGTCCTGTGCTTGCTTTCAAAG AGAAGGACTGGATGCAGAAAACACAGCAGTTCTTCGTTCAGATCTTCTTCCCTGCATATGAGCACAGCGTGAAGCTGGAGGAGAGACTCAGActgacagaaaaaaacacaactgCGTTTGCAGATGCTGACAAAGCAAG AGAGCTCGAGGCTGAGGAGAGACAAGACGAAGATAGAGAAAGAGAGGTTCTAAACACTGCTCGCCCACCTTCTCCCATGACCCCTGTGACCTCTACCACGTCTGTCATTTCAAAACAGTCACTCATCAGCGGGGATAAGAAAAAGTAA
- the rsph10b gene encoding radial spoke head 10 homolog B isoform X1 yields the protein MAKGHRMKNSILSTPEPSLSKASGQSPTSSLASGYVTKPDNGQDSTSAPRTKDPRAINEHDQCRKVPILHHIIVERYEGDKCGEMFHGEGVAYFQGGHIYKGSFSHGLMHGSGEYIWSDGLKYQGDFKLNVPMGKGTYTWLDGSTYEGEVHRGVRHGVGVYKCFKTTTVYRGQWYLGKRQGQGVMYYNRESTSWYKGDWVNNRREGWGKRCYPSGNVYEGQWRNNVRHGEGTMRWVQFDQQYGGQWVDGIQNGRGTHTWFCKRGPCSQYPRMNEYTGEFVQGMRHGQGKFSYASGAVYSGEWKHDKKHGQGRYTFENGRVYEGEFNKDCMAEFPAFTPGLSGITTPFPDESKVLNDSSKTSSQSSTNSPLGSDMVLNIQTLLERVPEAHRDQELKQVEFAVLRHIGLLREIYSFYSSLGHELSPDKIFPLTHLQFSRFLMDCKVHQHGVTQAQIDCLITDQVHSPFTAILPRECISYIIIVAYHICHKDIESSNNILAACLSKLMRQNIIPNAMNVKGSLFCHPVHASVACHYSDRCWEIYQALCKANSIQPDQTLTARQFVWLLKDLCLYDSELTVSKVLEILSVDSPAIHDGIYSNLDLEMSFLEFFEALLGCAEVKGQIIQTDVQSQTDTSHWDDTALNITEWSSLRSTLPEEMEQRQSPVLAFKEKDWMQKTQQFFVQIFFPAYEHSVKLEERLRLTEKNTTAFADADKARELEAEERQDEDREREVLNTARPPSPMTPVTSTTSVISKQSLISGDKKK from the exons ATGGCTAAAGGACACAGAATGAAAAATTCTATCCTATCTACACCAGAACCATCGTTAAGTAAAGCGTCAGGACAGTCCCCCACGTCCAGTTTAGCGTCGGGGTACGTCACAAAGCCTGACAATGGACAAGACTCGACCTCTGCTCCGCGCACGAAGGACCCTCGAGCAATCAATGAGCATGATCAGTGCCGTAAAGTCCCTATTCTTCACCATATAATCGTGGAAAG ATATGAAGGTGATAAGTGTGGAGAAATGTTTCACGGAGAAGGTGTCGCTTATTTTCAAGGTGGCCACATTTACAAG GGTAGTTTTTCACATGGGTTAATGCATGGCTCTGGTGAATATATCTGGTCAGACGGTTTAAAGTATCAG GgtgattttaaattaaatgttcccATGGGAAAAGGGACTTACACCTGGCTAGATGGCAGCACTTATGAGGGGGAGGTACACCGAGGTGTCCGTCATGGTGTCGGTGTGTACAAATGTTTCAAAACCACTACTGTGTACAGAGGTCAGTGGTATCTGGGCAAAAGACAAGGGCAG GGGGTAATGTACTATAACCGAGAATCGACATCATGGTACAAAGGAGATTGGGTGAACAACCGCAGAGAGGGCTGGGGAAAGCGGTG TTACCCATCTGGCAATGTGTACGAAGGACAATGGAGGAACAATGTTCGACATGGAGAAGGAACAATGAGATGGGTTCAGTTTGATCAGCAATACGGAGGACAGTGGGTAGATGGCATCCAG AATGGAAGAGGAACGCACACATGGTTCTGTAAAAGAGGTCCATGCTCTCAATACCCTCGAATGAATGAGTACACGGGAGAATTCGTTCAGGGGATGCGTCATGGTCAAGGAAAATTCTCATATGCCAGTGGGGCTGTGTATAGTGGAGAGTGGAAACATGACAAAAAACATGGACAG GGGAGGTACACTTTTGAAAATGGACGGGTTTATGAAGGGGAGTTTAATAAGGACTGCATGGCTGAATTTCCTGCCTTCACTCCTGGCCTGAGTGGAATTACGACTCCTTTTCCAGACGAGAGTAAAGTATTAA ATGATTCATCCAAGACATCTTCTCAGTCCAGCACAAACTCACCGCTCGGATCTGACATGGTTTTAAACATCCAGACCCTGTTAGAGAGAGTTCCTGAGGCCCACAGAGATCAAGAACTCAAACAG GTGGAATTTGCAGTGCTGAGACACATTGGTTTGTTAAGGGAAATATATAGCTTCTACAGCAGCCTTGGACATGAGCTATCTCCAGACAAAatattcccactgacccacctGCAGTTCTCTCGATTTCTCATGGACTGTAAAGTTCACCAGCATGGAGTCACGCAAGCGCAAATAGATTGTCTCATCACTG ATCAGGTTCATTCTCCTTTCACTGCCATTCTACCGAGAGAGTGTATCAGCTATATTATCATTGTAGCATATCATATTTGCCATAAAGATATTGA GTCATCTAATAACATACTCGCTGCATGTTTATCAAAGCTCATGAGGCAGAACATCATTCCCAATGCAATGAATGTGAAAG GCTCTCTGTTCTGCCATCCTGTCCATGCTTCGGTTGCATGTCACTACTCAGACAGATGCTGGGAAATTTATCAGGCCCTGTGTAAAGCAAATTCAATCCAGCCTGACCAAACCTTGACTGCAAGGCAATTTGTCTGGTTGCTCAAG GACCTCTGTCTATATGACAGTGAGCTAACAGTGTCCAAAGTGTTAGAGATCCTCTCTGTGGATAGCCCTGCAATTCATGATGGAATCTACAGCAACCTGGACTTGGAG ATGAGCTTTCTGGAGTTCTTTGAGGCATTGTTGGGCTGCGCTGAGGTGAAAGGCCAGATAATCCAAACTGATGTTCAGAGCCAGACTGACACAAGCCATTGGGACGACACAGCGCTGAATATTACAGAGTGGAGTTCACTTCGG TCAACCCTACCTGAGGAGATGGAGCAAAGACAAAGTCCTGTGCTTGCTTTCAAAG AGAAGGACTGGATGCAGAAAACACAGCAGTTCTTCGTTCAGATCTTCTTCCCTGCATATGAGCACAGCGTGAAGCTGGAGGAGAGACTCAGActgacagaaaaaaacacaactgCGTTTGCAGATGCTGACAAAGCAAG AGAGCTCGAGGCTGAGGAGAGACAAGACGAAGATAGAGAAAGAGAGGTTCTAAACACTGCTCGCCCACCTTCTCCCATGACCCCTGTGACCTCTACCACGTCTGTCATTTCAAAACAGTCACTCATCAGCGGGGATAAGAAAAAGTAA
- the rsph10b gene encoding radial spoke head 10 homolog B isoform X3, translating to MAKGHRMKNSILSTPEPSLSKASGQSPTSSLASGYVTKPDNGQDSTSAPRTKDPRAINEHDQCRKVPILHHIIVERYEGDKCGEMFHGEGVAYFQGGHIYKGSFSHGLMHGSGEYIWSDGLKYQGDFKLNVPMGKGTYTWLDGSTYEGEVHRGVRHGVGVYKCFKTTTVYRGQWYLGKRQGQGVMYYNRESTSWYKGDWVNNRREGWGKRCYPSGNVYEGQWRNNVRHGEGTMRWVQFDQQYGGQWVDGIQNGRGTHTWFCKRGPCSQYPRMNEYTGEFVQGMRHGQGKFSYASGAVYSGEWKHDKKHGQGRYTFENGRVYEGEFNKDCMAEFPAFTPGLSGITTPFPDESKVLNDSSKTSSQSSTNSPLGSDMVLNIQTLLERVPEAHRDQELKQVEFAVLRHIGLLREIYSFYSSLGHELSPDKIFPLTHLQFSRFLMDCKVHQHGVTQAQIDCLITDQVHSPFTAILPRECISYIIIVAYHICHKDIESSNNILAACLSKLMRQNIIPNAMNVKGSLFCHPVHASVACHYSDRCWEIYQALCKANSIQPDQTLTARQFVWLLKDLCLYDSELTVSKVLEILSVDSPAIHDGIYSNLDLEMSFLEFFEALLGCAEVKGQIIQTDVQSQTDTSHWDDTALNITEWSSLRSTLPEEMEQRQSPVLAFKGLTK from the exons ATGGCTAAAGGACACAGAATGAAAAATTCTATCCTATCTACACCAGAACCATCGTTAAGTAAAGCGTCAGGACAGTCCCCCACGTCCAGTTTAGCGTCGGGGTACGTCACAAAGCCTGACAATGGACAAGACTCGACCTCTGCTCCGCGCACGAAGGACCCTCGAGCAATCAATGAGCATGATCAGTGCCGTAAAGTCCCTATTCTTCACCATATAATCGTGGAAAG ATATGAAGGTGATAAGTGTGGAGAAATGTTTCACGGAGAAGGTGTCGCTTATTTTCAAGGTGGCCACATTTACAAG GGTAGTTTTTCACATGGGTTAATGCATGGCTCTGGTGAATATATCTGGTCAGACGGTTTAAAGTATCAG GgtgattttaaattaaatgttcccATGGGAAAAGGGACTTACACCTGGCTAGATGGCAGCACTTATGAGGGGGAGGTACACCGAGGTGTCCGTCATGGTGTCGGTGTGTACAAATGTTTCAAAACCACTACTGTGTACAGAGGTCAGTGGTATCTGGGCAAAAGACAAGGGCAG GGGGTAATGTACTATAACCGAGAATCGACATCATGGTACAAAGGAGATTGGGTGAACAACCGCAGAGAGGGCTGGGGAAAGCGGTG TTACCCATCTGGCAATGTGTACGAAGGACAATGGAGGAACAATGTTCGACATGGAGAAGGAACAATGAGATGGGTTCAGTTTGATCAGCAATACGGAGGACAGTGGGTAGATGGCATCCAG AATGGAAGAGGAACGCACACATGGTTCTGTAAAAGAGGTCCATGCTCTCAATACCCTCGAATGAATGAGTACACGGGAGAATTCGTTCAGGGGATGCGTCATGGTCAAGGAAAATTCTCATATGCCAGTGGGGCTGTGTATAGTGGAGAGTGGAAACATGACAAAAAACATGGACAG GGGAGGTACACTTTTGAAAATGGACGGGTTTATGAAGGGGAGTTTAATAAGGACTGCATGGCTGAATTTCCTGCCTTCACTCCTGGCCTGAGTGGAATTACGACTCCTTTTCCAGACGAGAGTAAAGTATTAA ATGATTCATCCAAGACATCTTCTCAGTCCAGCACAAACTCACCGCTCGGATCTGACATGGTTTTAAACATCCAGACCCTGTTAGAGAGAGTTCCTGAGGCCCACAGAGATCAAGAACTCAAACAG GTGGAATTTGCAGTGCTGAGACACATTGGTTTGTTAAGGGAAATATATAGCTTCTACAGCAGCCTTGGACATGAGCTATCTCCAGACAAAatattcccactgacccacctGCAGTTCTCTCGATTTCTCATGGACTGTAAAGTTCACCAGCATGGAGTCACGCAAGCGCAAATAGATTGTCTCATCACTG ATCAGGTTCATTCTCCTTTCACTGCCATTCTACCGAGAGAGTGTATCAGCTATATTATCATTGTAGCATATCATATTTGCCATAAAGATATTGA GTCATCTAATAACATACTCGCTGCATGTTTATCAAAGCTCATGAGGCAGAACATCATTCCCAATGCAATGAATGTGAAAG GCTCTCTGTTCTGCCATCCTGTCCATGCTTCGGTTGCATGTCACTACTCAGACAGATGCTGGGAAATTTATCAGGCCCTGTGTAAAGCAAATTCAATCCAGCCTGACCAAACCTTGACTGCAAGGCAATTTGTCTGGTTGCTCAAG GACCTCTGTCTATATGACAGTGAGCTAACAGTGTCCAAAGTGTTAGAGATCCTCTCTGTGGATAGCCCTGCAATTCATGATGGAATCTACAGCAACCTGGACTTGGAG ATGAGCTTTCTGGAGTTCTTTGAGGCATTGTTGGGCTGCGCTGAGGTGAAAGGCCAGATAATCCAAACTGATGTTCAGAGCCAGACTGACACAAGCCATTGGGACGACACAGCGCTGAATATTACAGAGTGGAGTTCACTTCGG TCAACCCTACCTGAGGAGATGGAGCAAAGACAAAGTCCTGTGCTTGCTTTCAAAGGTTTGACTAAAT AG